Proteins from a genomic interval of Crassostrea angulata isolate pt1a10 chromosome 7, ASM2561291v2, whole genome shotgun sequence:
- the LOC128193201 gene encoding sodium- and chloride-dependent glycine transporter 1-like, producing MGGKRAEWSNPVEFILTCVGFAVGLGNVWRFPYLAFKNGGGAFLIPYFICLVIIGIPLFYLEIAFGQFASLGPVKIWKINILMKGLGYSMVIVSWGIALYYVVIIAYCLYYFFASMTSYLPWQDCDNNWNSCLCQDGKQNFSLPDPWLGARNDCLTFSYPVNTTGVSVSEEYFRRHVLEITDGFEATGGVKWDITLCNLLAWTIIFIVLSKGIKTLGKVVYFTAIFPYILLTALLIRGLTLDGYKEGIDFYITPNLDKISDASVWSDAAVQIFYSLSACQGGLIAMASFNKFDNNVLRDTFLVPVINCLTSFYAGFVIFSVLGFMAFAKGTTVADVATAGPGLVFIVYPEGLAQMPVAPLWSILFFFMMANLGFSSAFSMVETVMTGLLDEFPAISRSKWRVLGFRFGICMFGFILGLPMTTRGGDYMLTLVDNAVGGFPLLFVGFLELIIICYVYGFFRFKRDIEMMIGDRVCVNVCFWYFGACWLLISPLALLAVIVFKIIQTKPFENDGYLYPDSGQAIFWLIQVTCLIGIPVWFVYYSCKKGLGKPKSDWGPALTENRTGRYAAPFSDVTNSNGSAPANDYAMNMKGQPQEYSNQAYVAEPVDTVATKF from the exons AGAGCCGAGTGGTCTAACCCAGTAGAGTTCATCCTGACCTGTGTTGGCTTTGCTGTGGGTCTGGGTAATGTTTGGAGATTTCCCTACCTTGCATTCAAGAACGGAGGAG GGGCTTTCCTTATTCCCTACTTTATCTGTCTGGTTATCATTGGGATCCCTCTTTTCTACCTGGAGATCGCTTTTGGACAATTTGCCAGTCTTGGACCCGTGAAAatatggaaaataaatattctgaTGAAAG GTCTTGGGTATTCCATGGTCATCGTTTCATGGGGTATAGCCCTATATTACGTTGTCATCATAGCTTATTGCCTTTACTACTTCTTTGCATCGATGACGTCATATCTACCATGGCAAGACTGTGACAATAACTGGAACTCTTGTTTATGTCAAGATGGCAAACAAAACTTTTCGCTACCTGACCCTTGGCTTGGAGCTCGCAATGATTGCT TGACGTTTTCCTATCCCGTCAATACAACAGGTGTTTCAGTCAGCGAAGAGTACTTCCG acgTCATGTTTTAGAAATAACCGATGGATTTGAAGCCACTGGTGGAGTAAAATGGGACATAACTCTATGTAATCTTCTAGCCTGGACCATCATATTTATTGTGTTATCTAAAGGAATAAAAACTTTGGGAAAG gtGGTGTACTTTACGGCTATATTCCCGTACATCTTGCTGACCGCTCTCTTGATCCGTGGATTAACCTTAGACGGATATAAAGAGGGCATTGATTTTTACATCACCCCTAACCTTGACAAGATCAGTGACGCTAGC GTGTGGTCGGACGCCGCAGTACAAATCTTCTACTCCCTCAGCGCCTGCCAAGGGGGACTAATTGCCATGGCAAGCTTCAATAAGTTTGACAACAACGTTTTAAG AGACACCTTTTTGGTTCCGGTTATTAACTGCCTCACGAGTTTCTATGCTGGTTTCGTCATTTTTTCTGTGCTGGGGTTCATGGCGTTTGCCAAGGGCACCACCGTAGCAGACGTAGCTACAGCGG GTCCCGGCTTAGTCTTCATTGTATACCCCGAAGGTCTTGCTCAGATGCCTGTGGCACCATTATGGTCAATCCTATTTTTCTTCATGATGGCCAATCTTGGATTTAGTTCTGCG TTTTCCATGGTGGAAACAGTGATGACGGGACTACTTGATGAATTCCCTGCTATCTCGAGATCAAAATGGCGAGTTCTCGGTTTCCGGTTTGGAATCTGCATGTTTGGGTTTATATTAGGACTGCCAATGACAACAAGA gGAGGTGATTACATGTTAACACTGGTGGATAACGCTGTCGGTGGCTTCCCCTTATTGTTTGTTGGATTCCTTGAGTTGATTATCATATGCTATGTTTATG GCTTCTTCCGATTTAAACGAGACATTGAAATGATGATTGGTGACAGAGTGTGTGTGAACGTCTGTTTCTGGTACTTCGGAGCATGTTGGCTACTGATTTCTCCATTAGCTCTCCTG gcAGTCATTGTATTCAAAATCATCCAGACGAAACCATTTGAAAACGACGGATACCTGTATCCAGATAGCGGTCAGGCGATCTTCTGGTTGATCCAGGTCACGTGTTTGATTGGAATTCCGGTTTGGTTCGTCTATTACAGTTGCAAGAAAGGACTTGGGAAG CCGAAGTCTGATTGGGGACCAGCTTTAACTGAGAATAGGACCGGTCGTTATGCCGCACCTTTCAGTGATGTCACCAACTCCAATGGATCCGCCCCTGCTAATGACTATGCTATGAACATGAAGGGACAGCCCCAGGAGTACTCCAATCAAGCCTACGTGGCCGAACCAGTGGACACAGTCGCCACCAAATTCTAA